The Legionella cincinnatiensis genome includes a region encoding these proteins:
- a CDS encoding DEAD/DEAH box helicase has protein sequence MNSSNYQSISWAHQLVQDWFVQKIGKPTEPQEQGWPFILAGLDTLISSPTGSGKTLAAFLACLNGLVHKAATGNLPDITEVLYVSPLKALSNDVQKNLLLPLQEISELAKERGIDLPEIRVAVRTGDTTTNERQKMLKKPPHILITTPESFYILLTAEKSRMNMSGIHTVIIDEIHALVNNKRGTHLALSLERLEALTVKSFIRIGLSATQKPLEKVANFLVGSKKTQVKLVNIGHTRQLDLQVVIPESELAAVASNEMWDEIYEKIAGLAQENRATLVFVNTRKLAERVAHHLEQRLGENKVLAHHGSLSRKLRLEAEAQLKNGTLKVLVATASLELGIDIGHIDLVCQIGSPRAIATALQRIGRAGHWHASISTGRIFATTRDELLECAALVYAIRQGDLDQLIIPEEPLDILAQQIVAACATQDWEEDVLFRYFKNAYPYRNLTAEKFDEILTMLSEGIAGSRGRYGAYIHRDRVNHILKGRRGSRLAAITSGGAIPDNGLFSVIATPDNAMVGTLDEDFAVESNRGDIFLLGTNSWKVLRIENGRVLVEDAYGAPPSVPFWLGEAPARSIELSLQVSQLREKINVLLPEKIPQVVDARHIPQIQKAIQWLMKYCGLDASASEQLLEYVRLGRQVLGAVPTQKTIIAERFFDESGGMQLIVHAPFGARINKAWGLALRKKFCRSFNFELQAAATDNGLNISLTEQHSFPLSDVFHFLHTNTLKEVVTQAVLQSPLLGMRFRAVASRSLSLLRFRGGKKIPPNIQRMLADDLLAAVFPDAAACQDNLGGQDVALPEHPLIEETMKDILMDALDIDGVTKVIHDIETQHITCLAVDTPVPSVFSHEILNANPYAFLDDAPLEERRSRAVEMRRVLPESMLEEVGQLDPKAVSGVQEQVWPDIRSADELHDVLQTVIVFPELIQMTELQSTLPQWKHYFIELQREGRAVLAVVAGKNYYVSTEKKKTFHCIFPHALFTHKVVDIKEEPITYEDALLKTLQGWLLHTGPITQEKLSDCFRLAPLDVAHALLKLEASGYVLRGHFRAPYAGEREWCERRLLARIHRATTESLRQQIKPVSQAQFMAWLLKWHHIGKGHQMKGERGLLAVIRQLQGFELAASAWETDIFPVRVHDYDALMLDKLCMSGIVGWGRVSPHPSVVLSDEETKKSRRLLPTRNAPITFFVREEVDWIPPHVSIDNVDEVTSLSYPARNIYRFLQKYGASFYADIVRGTGNLKIEVENGLWELVAAGMVTADSFDNVRTLMSTKRKQSRRHRRNPMFPFSTGRWSLLHVHAQEDHEKRVEAACWMLLERYGVIFRDLLVREKNIPRWRDLLIFLRRLELRGEVRGGRFVDGFLGEQFALPYAVDSLRAVRNEEIDNIPRIISSMDPLNLIGILLPGERVSVTSKSEIRLVAGKVLAP, from the coding sequence ATGAACTCATCAAATTATCAAAGCATTTCTTGGGCCCATCAGTTGGTGCAAGATTGGTTTGTCCAAAAAATAGGTAAACCTACCGAACCACAAGAGCAAGGATGGCCATTTATTTTGGCCGGCCTTGATACACTCATTTCTTCGCCTACGGGATCGGGTAAAACTTTAGCTGCATTTTTAGCCTGTTTAAATGGTTTAGTACATAAAGCAGCAACAGGAAATTTACCAGACATCACTGAAGTATTATATGTTTCACCACTTAAGGCATTAAGTAATGACGTACAAAAGAATTTGTTGTTACCCTTACAAGAAATTAGTGAGTTAGCCAAAGAGCGAGGTATTGATTTACCTGAAATTCGCGTTGCAGTGCGAACTGGGGATACAACAACAAACGAGCGCCAAAAAATGCTCAAGAAACCGCCCCATATTTTGATTACTACACCAGAGTCTTTTTACATTCTGTTAACTGCTGAAAAAAGTCGAATGAATATGTCAGGTATTCATACGGTTATTATCGATGAAATTCATGCTTTAGTGAATAACAAGCGAGGAACTCACCTGGCCTTGTCTTTAGAGCGTTTAGAAGCACTTACTGTAAAATCATTTATTCGTATTGGTCTTTCTGCGACCCAAAAACCTTTAGAAAAAGTGGCAAACTTTCTAGTCGGTTCTAAAAAGACTCAAGTGAAATTGGTCAATATTGGTCACACTCGGCAATTAGATTTGCAAGTTGTAATACCAGAAAGTGAATTAGCTGCCGTTGCTTCTAATGAAATGTGGGATGAGATTTATGAAAAGATCGCAGGTTTAGCCCAAGAAAATCGGGCTACATTAGTATTTGTTAATACACGAAAATTAGCGGAACGTGTTGCTCATCATTTGGAACAACGTTTAGGTGAAAATAAGGTATTAGCGCATCATGGTAGTTTATCCCGTAAATTACGTCTTGAAGCAGAAGCTCAACTTAAAAATGGCACGCTGAAAGTTCTGGTTGCTACAGCGTCATTAGAATTAGGAATTGATATTGGTCATATTGACTTAGTGTGCCAAATCGGTTCTCCACGAGCTATTGCTACCGCATTACAACGTATTGGTAGAGCAGGGCATTGGCATGCATCGATCTCTACAGGACGCATTTTTGCAACTACGCGGGATGAATTGTTAGAGTGTGCGGCATTAGTTTATGCCATCCGCCAAGGAGATTTAGATCAGTTAATTATCCCAGAGGAACCTTTAGATATTTTAGCTCAACAAATTGTGGCTGCCTGTGCCACTCAGGATTGGGAAGAGGATGTACTTTTTCGTTATTTTAAAAATGCTTATCCTTACCGTAATTTGACAGCAGAAAAATTCGATGAAATTCTGACTATGCTCTCAGAAGGAATTGCCGGATCACGTGGGCGTTACGGTGCTTATATCCATAGAGATCGAGTGAATCATATCCTTAAAGGACGACGAGGGAGTCGTTTGGCAGCAATCACCAGTGGTGGTGCAATTCCCGACAATGGTTTGTTTTCAGTGATTGCGACGCCAGATAATGCCATGGTTGGTACTTTAGATGAAGATTTTGCTGTAGAGAGCAATCGTGGGGACATTTTTTTGCTAGGGACAAATTCTTGGAAGGTGCTGCGTATTGAAAATGGTCGGGTGTTAGTAGAAGATGCATATGGTGCACCACCCAGTGTTCCTTTTTGGTTAGGAGAAGCCCCTGCACGCAGCATCGAGTTATCATTACAAGTATCTCAACTTCGGGAAAAAATTAATGTTTTGTTACCCGAAAAAATACCCCAAGTTGTTGATGCAAGGCATATCCCGCAGATACAAAAAGCCATTCAATGGTTAATGAAATATTGTGGCCTTGATGCTTCTGCTTCAGAACAGTTACTTGAGTATGTACGTTTAGGTCGACAAGTTTTAGGTGCAGTCCCCACTCAGAAAACAATAATAGCTGAACGATTTTTTGATGAAAGTGGTGGCATGCAACTGATTGTCCATGCGCCATTTGGTGCACGGATTAACAAAGCTTGGGGATTAGCTTTACGAAAGAAATTTTGCCGATCTTTTAATTTTGAATTACAGGCTGCTGCTACAGATAATGGTTTAAATATTTCCTTAACGGAACAACATAGTTTCCCTTTATCGGATGTGTTTCATTTTTTGCATACAAACACATTAAAAGAGGTAGTCACCCAAGCAGTATTACAATCACCCTTATTGGGTATGCGCTTTCGTGCGGTAGCTTCGCGCTCATTATCATTATTACGTTTTCGGGGTGGTAAAAAAATTCCCCCTAATATTCAACGAATGCTTGCTGATGATTTATTAGCTGCTGTGTTTCCAGATGCAGCTGCTTGTCAGGATAATTTAGGGGGGCAAGATGTAGCGTTGCCTGAGCATCCGCTTATTGAGGAGACTATGAAAGATATCTTAATGGATGCTTTGGATATTGATGGAGTAACAAAAGTAATCCATGATATTGAAACTCAGCATATTACTTGCCTTGCTGTAGATACTCCAGTTCCCTCAGTATTTTCTCATGAAATTTTAAATGCTAACCCTTATGCATTTTTAGATGATGCTCCTTTAGAAGAGAGGCGTTCACGCGCGGTTGAAATGCGTCGTGTATTACCAGAATCAATGTTAGAAGAAGTGGGGCAACTCGATCCTAAGGCTGTGTCTGGGGTTCAGGAACAGGTGTGGCCAGACATTCGTTCTGCAGATGAATTACATGATGTGCTGCAAACAGTTATTGTTTTTCCAGAACTCATTCAAATGACCGAATTACAATCCACTTTGCCACAGTGGAAACACTATTTTATTGAGTTACAACGGGAAGGACGGGCTGTATTGGCTGTTGTTGCGGGTAAAAATTATTATGTGTCTACTGAAAAAAAGAAGACTTTTCATTGTATTTTTCCGCATGCCTTATTTACTCATAAGGTAGTAGATATCAAAGAAGAACCAATCACATACGAAGACGCTCTACTCAAAACGTTACAAGGTTGGTTATTGCATACAGGCCCAATTACCCAAGAAAAATTGAGCGATTGTTTCCGTCTTGCTCCATTAGATGTAGCGCATGCTTTATTGAAATTAGAAGCAAGTGGGTATGTGCTACGTGGACATTTTCGTGCACCGTATGCCGGTGAACGAGAATGGTGTGAACGTCGATTACTTGCTCGTATTCATCGCGCTACAACAGAATCTTTACGTCAACAAATCAAACCTGTTAGTCAAGCTCAATTTATGGCATGGTTGTTGAAATGGCATCACATAGGAAAGGGCCATCAGATGAAGGGTGAAAGAGGACTGCTTGCAGTAATCAGACAATTACAAGGTTTTGAACTGGCTGCAAGCGCATGGGAAACCGATATCTTCCCTGTGCGCGTACATGATTATGACGCGTTGATGCTCGATAAGTTATGTATGAGTGGCATAGTAGGATGGGGGAGGGTATCACCACATCCTTCTGTAGTGCTTTCAGATGAAGAAACAAAAAAATCTCGACGCTTATTACCAACTCGAAATGCCCCGATTACTTTTTTTGTTCGAGAAGAGGTGGATTGGATTCCACCCCATGTATCTATAGATAATGTTGACGAAGTAACGAGTCTTAGTTATCCAGCCCGCAATATTTATAGATTTTTGCAAAAATATGGTGCTTCATTTTATGCAGATATTGTACGTGGGACAGGAAATTTGAAAATTGAAGTAGAAAATGGCTTATGGGAATTAGTTGCAGCAGGAATGGTAACCGCAGATAGTTTTGATAATGTGCGGACTTTGATGAGTACGAAACGTAAACAAAGTAGACGGCATAGACGTAACCCTATGTTTCCATTCAGTACGGGACGTTGGTCTTTATTACATGTTCATGCACAAGAAGATCATGAAAAACGCGTAGAAGCAGCATGTTGGATGCTTTTAGAGCGTTATGGAGTAATCTTTCGTGATTTGCTTGTACGTGAAAAAAATATTCCCCGCTGGCGAGATTTACTCATTTTTTTGCGACGTCTTGAATTACGCGGCGAGGTACGTGGAGGACGGTTCGTCGATGGATTTTTAGGTGAGCAATTTGCTCTTCCTTATGCAGTTGATTCTTTGCGAGCGGTACGGAATGAAGAAATAGATAATATACCTCGAATTATTTCATCGATGGATCCATTAAATTTAATTGGAATTCTATTGCCTGGCGAGCGTGTATCCGTCACATCAAAATCGGAAATTAGGTTAGTTGCAGGCAAAGTTTTAGCTCCATAA
- a CDS encoding AI-2E family transporter: MSRMLLFTSGLIVIWITGYFLIVGSHVLIPLVIAIFIWHLLNTISNIIQGIPMVGTRLPGWLRMIFAFVIVAVFIFIFINIITNNVNNVIAASNRYQENLLAIFSNIDKTLHIEILSSLNQMIKSLNLQTILVNAYGVFSTLASSTVLILLYIAFLFAEQYFFLNKIDALFPTLENRILVNNILNHIVVNTQTYLGLKSILSIITAISSWIIMKWVKLDFAEFWALLIFFLNFIPNIGAIIAIAFPASLAIVQFTSWIPFTKIIFGLGTVQFIVGNIIEPRYLSNSLNLSPLVILFALAVWGDIWGLLGMFLAVPITVMMMIIFAHFEKTRPIAILLSRDGNVFRTYELLPVENSPDQNWSQY; encoded by the coding sequence ATGAGTCGCATGCTTCTCTTTACTTCAGGACTCATTGTAATATGGATTACTGGTTATTTCCTTATTGTGGGAAGTCATGTATTAATTCCTTTAGTTATCGCCATTTTTATTTGGCATCTTCTTAATACCATTAGTAATATTATTCAAGGAATACCAATGGTAGGTACCCGGCTACCTGGCTGGTTAAGGATGATTTTTGCTTTTGTCATTGTTGCTGTTTTCATTTTTATCTTCATAAACATTATTACGAATAACGTCAATAATGTCATAGCTGCATCAAATCGCTACCAAGAAAATTTATTAGCCATTTTTAGCAATATTGACAAAACACTACATATTGAAATTTTATCGAGTCTGAATCAAATGATAAAATCGCTCAATTTACAAACGATTTTAGTCAATGCCTATGGAGTATTCTCAACTCTTGCGAGTTCCACTGTACTCATTCTGCTGTACATTGCATTTTTATTTGCAGAACAATATTTTTTTCTCAATAAAATTGATGCTCTTTTTCCTACTTTAGAAAATCGTATTCTCGTAAATAATATTTTGAATCATATTGTAGTGAATACTCAAACGTATCTAGGCTTAAAATCCATTTTGAGTATTATTACTGCTATTTCCAGTTGGATTATTATGAAATGGGTAAAACTCGATTTTGCAGAGTTTTGGGCTCTTCTTATTTTTTTTCTCAACTTTATACCCAATATAGGTGCAATCATTGCGATTGCTTTTCCGGCTTCGTTAGCAATAGTACAATTTACCAGCTGGATTCCTTTCACAAAAATCATCTTTGGTTTAGGAACAGTACAATTTATTGTGGGAAATATAATTGAACCTCGTTACTTGAGTAATTCACTCAATTTAAGTCCGCTCGTGATCTTATTTGCCTTGGCAGTCTGGGGAGATATATGGGGACTACTTGGCATGTTTTTGGCTGTACCAATCACTGTAATGATGATGATTATCTTTGCTCATTTTGAAAAGACAAGACCAATCGCAATTCTTTTATCTCGAGATGGAAATGTTTTTAGAACCTATGAATTATTGCCTGTAGAAAACTCCCCTGATCAAAACTGGTCTCAATATTAG
- a CDS encoding VOC family protein, with the protein MSQQATGQFCWNELATADVKKSKEFYSKLLGWHYKEIHSDEMTYTIIQSGDQEIAGIWQIPTDQQNIIPPHWMAYILVNNVAETLEKAKQHGAQELKGVTHVGDMGLFAIIKDPGGAPIAFWESK; encoded by the coding sequence ATGTCGCAACAAGCAACAGGTCAATTTTGTTGGAATGAATTAGCTACTGCTGATGTAAAAAAATCTAAAGAATTCTACAGTAAATTGTTAGGTTGGCACTATAAAGAAATTCATTCTGATGAAATGACGTATACTATTATCCAATCAGGCGATCAAGAAATTGCGGGTATATGGCAAATTCCTACCGATCAACAAAACATCATTCCCCCTCATTGGATGGCTTATATTTTGGTAAATAATGTTGCAGAAACCTTAGAAAAGGCAAAACAGCATGGGGCTCAGGAACTAAAAGGCGTTACTCATGTAGGGGACATGGGACTTTTTGCAATCATCAAAGATCCCGGTGGTGCACCTATTGCATTCTGGGAATCTAAATAA
- a CDS encoding heavy metal-binding domain-containing protein has translation MAVTTGLSGNELFCLQLKNYSPGPIVVGNSVRSLGILGSVGSSFKVILGGELTQITSLIEEGRETAYKRMLEEAVSKNATGITGVTSQLILHGANVEFLSIGSVIYGEEGANKEKFSTSADGQELYAQLDAGYQPICFSFGNVAYSMGLGRGIIGSLKTLGRGEIKEYSDIFNKTRHLALTRITAHARQYKANAVLGIKTTVLPFGGVNEMLMIGTASYNPQLMGDVGNEIVTSDMTNIEMWNMARMGYTPMKLLLGTSVYSLGLIGGITSTIKAFVRGEINELTRMIYHARENALAIINDEAQALGADDVVGVKTYVYQLGNGLIEFLAIGTAVKKNNRIKTESEQLPPQAIIVDKDTFYDSTNFNSMNVNVNSGSKPINKGTFPLMIPIVIIVLIILQFLIHHFNSIFH, from the coding sequence ATGGCAGTTACTACAGGATTATCAGGTAATGAACTATTTTGTCTACAACTTAAAAATTACTCACCAGGTCCTATAGTGGTTGGAAATAGTGTCCGTTCTTTAGGTATTCTTGGAAGCGTAGGTTCAAGTTTTAAAGTGATACTAGGTGGCGAATTAACGCAAATTACTTCGCTTATAGAAGAGGGTAGAGAAACGGCCTATAAACGTATGTTAGAAGAGGCGGTCAGCAAGAATGCGACTGGAATTACTGGGGTAACCAGCCAGCTGATTCTTCATGGAGCAAACGTTGAGTTTTTATCTATAGGATCAGTGATTTATGGAGAAGAAGGAGCGAATAAGGAGAAGTTTTCGACCTCGGCTGATGGTCAGGAATTGTATGCACAACTTGATGCAGGCTACCAACCGATTTGTTTTTCTTTTGGTAATGTTGCTTATTCTATGGGGTTGGGGCGAGGTATTATTGGAAGTTTGAAAACCTTAGGACGTGGCGAAATTAAGGAATACTCTGACATTTTTAATAAAACCAGACACCTAGCTTTAACTCGTATCACTGCACATGCCAGACAGTATAAAGCCAATGCTGTTCTTGGTATTAAAACAACGGTTTTACCTTTTGGTGGCGTTAATGAAATGCTTATGATAGGAACAGCTTCTTATAACCCTCAATTAATGGGAGATGTGGGGAACGAGATAGTAACAAGTGATATGACTAATATTGAAATGTGGAATATGGCGCGTATGGGGTATACTCCCATGAAGTTATTGTTAGGAACTTCGGTTTATTCTTTGGGATTAATCGGTGGAATTACTTCAACAATTAAAGCATTTGTACGTGGAGAAATTAATGAACTAACCCGAATGATTTATCATGCTCGGGAAAATGCCTTGGCCATAATCAATGATGAAGCTCAAGCCTTAGGTGCTGACGATGTAGTAGGGGTTAAAACGTATGTTTATCAATTAGGTAATGGCTTAATCGAGTTTTTAGCTATAGGCACGGCCGTAAAGAAAAACAATCGTATAAAAACTGAATCAGAACAATTACCACCTCAAGCAATAATTGTTGATAAAGATACATTTTATGATTCAACAAATTTCAATAGTATGAATGTAAATGTCAACAGTGGAAGCAAACCTATTAACAAGGGTACGTTTCCTTTAATGATTCCTATAGTGATTATTGTTCTTATTATTTTACAATTTCTTATTCATCATTTTAATTCGATTTTTCACTAA
- a CDS encoding transporter, which yields MQRKLLKYFMCIFYAHTLYADSNNPCNNLLNVINSPSNLTSTCSVPFKKILIELNYIAQPINGHQGLQQNFPNAEIRFGLPSNNEFYIDMPNYIQQKSFPGSGNTTTFLNFKHSIYYNQQWMFALEEVVNTPGGNAAYGSHGWGSTFNSVANYTINDYWSLSGMLGISRLSDPALTGGHYFNSINPDILLSYSRDKLLIYGEVYGQSKISASEGAGYNFDGGILFHIYPNTVLSFSGGQQLYNYLGGITHYINFGMYVML from the coding sequence ATGCAGCGAAAATTACTCAAATATTTCATGTGTATTTTTTACGCTCATACTCTTTATGCAGACTCTAATAATCCTTGTAACAATCTATTGAATGTCATAAACAGTCCAAGTAATCTCACCAGCACATGTTCAGTACCCTTTAAAAAAATCTTAATTGAATTAAACTATATTGCGCAACCCATCAATGGTCATCAAGGTCTTCAACAAAATTTTCCCAATGCAGAAATTCGTTTTGGTCTGCCATCGAACAATGAATTCTATATCGATATGCCTAACTACATTCAGCAAAAAAGTTTTCCTGGATCAGGAAATACCACCACTTTTTTAAACTTTAAACACTCTATTTATTACAATCAACAATGGATGTTTGCACTTGAAGAAGTTGTTAATACACCAGGAGGAAATGCTGCCTATGGAAGTCATGGATGGGGATCTACGTTTAATAGTGTTGCCAATTATACGATAAATGACTACTGGAGTCTCTCTGGAATGCTGGGTATAAGCAGACTTAGCGATCCTGCACTGACTGGAGGGCATTACTTTAATAGTATTAACCCTGATATCCTTTTAAGTTATTCAAGAGACAAGCTCCTTATTTATGGCGAAGTATACGGACAAAGTAAAATTAGTGCATCTGAAGGAGCGGGCTATAACTTTGATGGTGGAATTTTATTTCATATTTATCCCAATACTGTATTAAGTTTCAGTGGGGGACAACAACTTTATAATTATTTAGGTGGCATTACTCATTATATTAATTTTGGAATGTATGTGATGCTGTAA
- a CDS encoding glycosyltransferase family 2 protein codes for MILDADKPFNSNEKNQSEEKVVIIIPTYNEASVIQATIEQVFASVLVENYDIHILIFDSASTDNTQQIVTFLQKEYPKLHLKHEPTKSGLGSAYLQAMNYALTSLNADIVFEFDADLSHQPKYIIPMLDMLKTHDCVIGSRYVKGGSIPKNWELHRKLFSVLGNYVARALLTSKYKDFTSGFRATRRQQLMKVLPNQFLTNHYAYKIQLLWLLHKNNAKICEYPINFIDRNMGYSKLPKNSIVDSLRVVFILRYYEIKRYIAMCLVGSLGVIVQFTTYNILRSHFSFPPFEASRIAIAAAIINNFILNNKFTFRMKSKIPPSMKIKRLIIFVLYSIFIIYVQSYWLHFGVLCFGRGPIRENIIMGLGIGLISLLNYYIYSRHVWPDKHVPLENTDDTYTT; via the coding sequence TTGATTCTTGATGCAGATAAGCCTTTTAATTCTAATGAAAAAAATCAATCAGAAGAGAAGGTTGTTATTATCATTCCAACATACAATGAAGCGTCAGTCATTCAAGCAACAATAGAACAAGTATTTGCATCAGTATTAGTAGAGAACTATGATATTCATATTTTAATTTTTGATAGTGCCTCTACAGATAACACCCAACAAATTGTTACTTTCCTCCAAAAAGAGTACCCTAAATTGCATTTAAAACACGAGCCGACAAAATCAGGCCTTGGTTCTGCTTATTTGCAAGCGATGAATTATGCATTAACCTCTCTAAATGCGGATATTGTTTTTGAATTTGACGCTGATCTTTCGCATCAGCCTAAATATATTATTCCTATGCTGGACATGCTTAAAACTCATGATTGTGTCATAGGAAGCCGTTACGTCAAGGGAGGGAGCATTCCTAAGAACTGGGAATTGCATCGCAAACTATTTTCTGTATTAGGTAATTATGTTGCAAGAGCCCTTCTTACGTCTAAATACAAAGATTTCACTAGTGGATTTCGAGCTACACGTCGTCAGCAATTAATGAAAGTGCTTCCTAATCAATTTCTTACAAATCATTATGCATATAAAATTCAGTTATTGTGGCTGTTGCATAAAAATAACGCGAAGATTTGTGAATATCCAATTAACTTTATTGATCGGAACATGGGTTATAGTAAATTACCCAAAAACAGCATTGTTGACTCCCTGCGAGTTGTTTTTATTTTGCGCTATTATGAAATTAAGCGCTATATAGCCATGTGTCTCGTTGGTTCTTTGGGGGTCATCGTACAGTTTACTACATACAATATTTTGCGCAGCCATTTTTCTTTTCCACCCTTTGAAGCATCAAGAATCGCCATTGCAGCAGCCATTATCAATAACTTTATTTTGAATAATAAATTCACATTTAGAATGAAAAGCAAAATACCTCCATCAATGAAAATAAAGCGCTTAATTATTTTTGTTCTTTATTCTATATTTATAATCTACGTACAAAGTTATTGGTTACACTTTGGTGTTCTTTGCTTTGGTAGAGGACCTATTCGAGAAAATATCATCATGGGTTTGGGCATAGGTTTAATATCGCTTTTAAATTATTACATTTATTCTCGCCACGTATGGCCAGATAAACACGTTCCACTGGAAAATACTGATGATACGTACACCACGTAG
- a CDS encoding glycosyltransferase family 39 protein, whose product MIRTPRSIYLCLFLYFALMLGIAPINILSLDTYYYWDWSRHLALSYYDGSPMIAYFIKCATLLFGNNLFALNFVGIMVAAICCRIIYKTARFFLSQEASWIAALAWLFSPLVTLDILKQTTYDTPLTLFWALTLYYTVKLIQTNKTKELYYIGISAGLMMLSKYTGIVLILSLLIFVICSTYRSLFKTKHFYFATIVAILIFSPVILWNYQNHWQSFIYQLTTHQLNHTVNPFYNAVKTFFTSFIPALNIMLLPPFLVSSKNLDEKNALTVRLCRIICFTFLCFYIYAASKAEIRVFWLTPYLISSAILFGYSYTILPYRKLAVSLIVIYSLISLFILIDNTSKFNLINSKKLAFYHLIQQFNTTYPQLPNTILTSGWFQARMMFFLKNKPTVYTLGCGTAQNQYALWSTEINKKISDKTLKEVLYIDRYDRQNCLKRYFDHCEKIPTQKYPFRHKEYALNVYRCQNL is encoded by the coding sequence ATGATACGTACACCACGTAGCATTTATTTATGCCTTTTTCTTTATTTTGCTCTGATGTTAGGGATAGCCCCCATTAATATTTTATCTCTTGATACTTATTATTATTGGGATTGGAGCCGCCATCTTGCTTTATCCTACTATGATGGTTCTCCCATGATCGCCTATTTTATTAAATGCGCAACCTTATTATTCGGCAATAATCTTTTTGCTTTAAATTTTGTAGGCATTATGGTAGCAGCGATTTGCTGTAGAATTATCTACAAAACTGCGCGATTTTTTTTATCTCAAGAAGCAAGCTGGATTGCCGCACTAGCGTGGCTATTCTCCCCACTTGTGACGCTGGATATTCTGAAACAGACTACTTACGACACTCCTCTTACTTTATTTTGGGCATTAACCCTTTATTACACGGTAAAATTGATACAAACAAACAAAACTAAAGAGTTATATTATATTGGCATCAGTGCGGGTTTGATGATGCTGTCAAAATATACAGGCATTGTCTTAATTCTATCTTTACTCATTTTTGTAATCTGTAGTACTTACCGATCTCTTTTTAAAACAAAGCATTTTTATTTTGCCACAATTGTTGCGATCCTTATTTTTAGCCCAGTAATCCTATGGAATTACCAAAATCATTGGCAATCTTTTATCTATCAATTAACCACTCATCAACTAAATCACACGGTTAATCCCTTTTATAATGCAGTCAAAACTTTTTTTACATCTTTTATCCCTGCACTTAATATTATGCTTCTGCCTCCTTTTTTGGTAAGTAGCAAAAATTTGGATGAAAAAAATGCTTTAACGGTACGACTATGTCGTATCATCTGTTTTACTTTTTTATGTTTTTACATCTATGCAGCAAGTAAAGCCGAGATTAGGGTATTTTGGCTTACCCCGTACCTAATCAGTAGCGCAATTTTATTTGGATATAGCTATACTATTTTACCTTATCGTAAATTAGCTGTTTCATTAATTGTCATTTATAGCTTAATTAGCCTCTTTATCCTGATTGATAATACCTCTAAATTTAATCTCATTAACTCTAAAAAACTTGCCTTTTATCACTTGATACAACAATTCAACACCACCTATCCCCAACTACCTAATACAATTCTTACCTCTGGTTGGTTTCAAGCGCGTATGATGTTTTTTCTTAAAAATAAACCAACTGTTTATACTTTAGGTTGTGGTACTGCCCAAAATCAATATGCATTGTGGAGTACAGAAATTAATAAAAAAATTAGTGATAAAACATTAAAAGAAGTACTCTACATTGATAGATATGATAGGCAAAACTGCTTGAAAAGATATTTTGATCACTGTGAGAAAATACCTACGCAGAAATATCCTTTTAGGCATAAAGAATATGCATTGAACGTTTATCGATGCCAAAATTTATAA